The following proteins come from a genomic window of Marinitoga litoralis:
- a CDS encoding sensor histidine kinase, with amino-acid sequence MKNNIRNEILILNISTTLILLILIFFITLNSFQKNILNNTLKKMTEYSQESQIYFMNVLKGYNYENIFEELERMSPFISDYLSQKYNLHIEIYDIRKKILANTNPETNYYVYQDIHYAINSMKNYILKKDNNKIILFFSSPIFFQNSVIGAIRFIYPMENEYQLINNVRNTLLLIGIISILLIIILNYILSNSIIIPIKKLKKETEIISKGNFTNRINIKSNDDINSLVNSFNIMIDKIEHYIKSLKEEKERQKVFIDNMTHEFKTPITSILGHAELLRRLKSEKDKEVSIKHIINEGNRLLKLVEELLYLSKINKNTFKFEYGEYNIEYLIDECLSILKPRLEKFNIEVYTNVQSKTLFFDYEKIKEVVLNILDNAIKHSKCTELRIYSEISGNYYSLVIEDNGIGIENTNDIFKPLFSSKGRKNNGLGLCISQEIVKNHNGEILVESEINKGSKFIIKLY; translated from the coding sequence ATGAAGAATAATATTAGAAATGAAATTCTAATATTAAATATTTCAACCACATTAATTCTACTTATATTGATTTTCTTTATTACCTTAAACTCTTTTCAAAAAAATATATTAAATAATACTTTAAAAAAAATGACTGAATATAGCCAAGAAAGTCAAATATATTTTATGAATGTTTTAAAAGGGTATAACTATGAAAACATTTTTGAAGAACTAGAAAGGATGTCTCCTTTTATTTCAGATTATTTATCACAAAAATATAATTTGCATATTGAAATATATGATATAAGAAAGAAAATTTTAGCAAATACTAATCCTGAAACAAATTATTATGTATATCAAGATATTCATTATGCAATTAATAGTATGAAAAATTATATTTTAAAAAAGGATAATAATAAGATCATACTGTTTTTTTCAAGCCCGATTTTTTTTCAAAATAGTGTAATAGGAGCAATTCGGTTTATATATCCTATGGAAAATGAATATCAATTAATAAATAATGTTAGGAACACTTTATTATTAATAGGAATAATATCAATATTATTAATTATTATTTTAAATTACATATTATCTAATTCAATAATAATACCTATAAAAAAATTAAAAAAAGAAACTGAAATTATTTCTAAAGGGAATTTTACTAATAGAATAAATATAAAAAGTAATGACGATATAAATTCTTTAGTAAACTCATTTAATATAATGATTGATAAAATAGAACATTATATTAAATCTTTAAAAGAGGAAAAGGAAAGACAAAAAGTTTTTATTGACAATATGACACATGAATTTAAAACTCCTATTACATCTATTTTAGGACATGCTGAATTATTGAGAAGGTTAAAATCTGAAAAGGATAAAGAAGTATCTATTAAACATATAATCAATGAAGGTAATAGATTATTAAAATTAGTAGAAGAGTTATTGTATTTATCTAAAATAAATAAAAACACTTTTAAATTTGAGTATGGAGAATACAATATTGAATATTTAATTGATGAATGTTTGAGTATTTTAAAACCACGTCTAGAAAAATTTAATATTGAAGTATATACCAATGTACAATCAAAAACATTATTTTTTGATTATGAAAAAATAAAAGAAGTAGTTTTAAATATTTTAGATAATGCTATAAAACATAGTAAATGTACAGAATTGCGTATTTATTCTGAAATATCAGGAAATTATTATTCTTTAGTAATAGAAGATAACGGGATAGGGATAGAAAATACTAATGATATATTTAAACCATTATTTTCATCTAAAGGGAGAAAAAATAATGGTTTAGGATTATGTATATCTCAAGAAATTGTTAAAAATCATAATGGGGAGATATTGGTAGAATCTGAAATAAATAAAGGCTCTAAATTTATTATCAAACTATATTAA
- a CDS encoding alpha/beta hydrolase-fold protein — MKKIITLFVIIVLFSSCSVFQNNNSNVVDDSYNYVTIIVNIPDYTPDDSSIYIAGNFNSWNPGDERYKLKNENGKYKITLKAEPGFTIEYKITRGNWETVEKGKDGEEISNRIYTFESKKDTIEITVFNWRDFVEKGEGNVKHTITGNVKIINDFYLKELDKKRRIWIYLPPDYETSNKRYPVLYMHDGQNVFDAATSFVGEWEVDETLEELFKEGKTSGVIVVAIDNGGSDRLNEYSPWKWDNTNIQIAKGQGGEGDKYVNSIVKSLKPYIDKNFRTIPEDNGIMGSSMGGLISLYAAIKYPEVFKKVGALSSAFWFADNKITDYVKERGYVGDLKIFLYVGGKEGSSMDDANKYKNDTIEMAELLKELGYNNVNLLIDESGIHNESFWAKHFAEIFLWLYNN; from the coding sequence ATGAAAAAGATAATCACCCTTTTTGTTATTATAGTTTTGTTTAGTAGTTGTTCTGTTTTTCAAAATAATAATTCTAATGTAGTGGATGATAGTTATAATTATGTTACTATAATTGTTAATATACCAGATTATACGCCTGATGATTCAAGTATATATATTGCAGGAAATTTTAATAGTTGGAATCCTGGTGATGAAAGATATAAGTTAAAAAATGAAAATGGGAAGTACAAAATAACGTTAAAGGCTGAACCTGGATTTACTATTGAGTATAAAATAACTAGAGGGAATTGGGAAACTGTTGAAAAAGGTAAAGATGGAGAAGAAATATCAAATAGGATATATACTTTTGAAAGTAAAAAAGATACCATTGAAATTACAGTATTTAATTGGAGGGATTTTGTGGAAAAAGGAGAAGGGAATGTAAAACATACAATTACTGGTAATGTAAAAATAATCAATGATTTTTATTTAAAAGAATTAGATAAAAAAAGAAGAATTTGGATATATTTACCACCTGATTATGAAACATCAAACAAAAGATATCCTGTTTTATATATGCATGATGGACAAAATGTTTTTGATGCAGCTACATCTTTTGTTGGTGAATGGGAAGTAGATGAAACATTAGAGGAATTATTTAAAGAAGGTAAAACATCAGGAGTTATTGTTGTTGCTATAGATAACGGTGGGAGTGATAGATTAAATGAATATTCTCCTTGGAAATGGGATAATACAAATATTCAAATTGCTAAAGGTCAAGGTGGCGAGGGAGATAAATATGTAAATTCAATAGTAAAATCACTTAAACCATATATAGACAAAAATTTTAGAACAATACCTGAAGATAATGGTATAATGGGAAGTTCAATGGGGGGATTAATTTCATTATATGCTGCAATAAAATACCCTGAAGTATTTAAAAAAGTTGGTGCATTATCATCAGCATTTTGGTTTGCAGACAATAAAATTACTGATTATGTAAAAGAAAGAGGTTATGTTGGAGATTTAAAAATCTTTTTATATGTTGGTGGTAAAGAGGGAAGTTCAATGGATGATGCAAATAAATATAAAAACGATACCATTGAAATGGCAGAATTATTAAAAGAACTAGGATATAATAATGTCAATTTATTAATAGATGAAAGTGGTATTCACAATGAAAGTTTTTGGGCAAAACATTTTGCAGAAATCTTTTTATGGTTATACAATAATTAA
- a CDS encoding MFS transporter, which yields MKKAQLVFGFSSFFIFGFSLILNSTLIPVIEKSYSIDHSLIGLALSLGSIAFLISSLLYGYLLEKYKAFYVIVSGILVLLAGNLTMLFMNSYIMVILGMFFINFGGGALEVSVPFLIGVSGDGKKGKILNLLHASFAMGAVISPIISSLVLRYTPYWKSSYLLAVLINLIPLISVYMIKHDILNLHADYLEGSKGSLREVLNSSLIILVLALSFYVGYEMNFTSWISTFLFEVRNFDVSNAAIFPSFLWLGLFLGRSFLSGMPEKMGYKKWLFIVVFLSVVFSTLTIILGKNMIISAIGTILTGLAYATTYPTIQAIIVEKYKRNKGIALSVSSAATSIISGGFSYVIGLVGTLYGLFSGLIIIVVVNIIELLFISLLKEN from the coding sequence ATGAAAAAAGCACAATTGGTATTTGGTTTTAGTAGTTTTTTTATATTTGGGTTCTCTTTAATTTTAAACAGTACATTAATTCCAGTTATTGAAAAATCATATTCAATAGACCATTCTTTAATAGGTTTGGCATTATCTTTAGGGTCAATAGCATTTTTGATTTCATCATTATTATATGGTTATTTGTTAGAAAAATACAAAGCATTTTATGTTATTGTTAGTGGAATATTAGTATTATTAGCTGGTAATTTAACAATGCTTTTTATGAATTCATATATTATGGTTATTCTTGGTATGTTTTTTATTAATTTTGGTGGTGGAGCTTTAGAAGTTTCAGTTCCTTTTTTAATAGGAGTTTCTGGTGATGGGAAAAAAGGTAAGATTTTAAATTTATTACATGCATCATTTGCAATGGGTGCTGTAATTAGTCCTATAATTTCTTCATTAGTATTACGATATACGCCCTATTGGAAATCATCATACTTGTTAGCTGTATTAATTAATTTAATTCCATTGATATCTGTATATATGATAAAACATGATATATTAAATTTACATGCTGATTATTTAGAAGGTAGTAAAGGTTCGTTGAGAGAAGTATTGAATTCTTCATTGATAATATTAGTTTTAGCATTATCATTTTATGTTGGCTATGAAATGAATTTTACATCATGGATATCAACATTTTTGTTTGAAGTTAGAAATTTTGATGTATCTAATGCAGCTATTTTTCCATCCTTCTTATGGTTAGGGTTGTTTTTGGGCAGATCATTTTTATCTGGAATGCCAGAGAAAATGGGTTATAAAAAGTGGTTATTTATTGTAGTATTTTTATCAGTAGTATTTTCTACACTTACTATAATATTAGGTAAAAATATGATTATTTCAGCTATTGGAACTATACTTACTGGATTAGCATACGCTACAACGTATCCAACTATTCAGGCCATTATAGTTGAAAAGTATAAACGTAATAAGGGTATAGCTTTAAGTGTATCTTCTGCAGCAACATCTATTATTTCTGGTGGCTTTTCATATGTTATTGGTTTAGTAGGAACATTGTATGGGCTTTTTTCAGGATTAATAATTATTGTAGTTGTTAATATTATTGAATTACTTTTTATTTCGTTATTGAAGGAAAATTAA
- a CDS encoding ABC transporter substrate-binding protein, which translates to MKKILLISLMLLALVISFSELIIYSSVDEANARKILNAFSKETGIQVKYIFLSSGPALARLEAEKGNPQADVWFGAPMPNHIIAKEKGLTESYKTTSVYGISPNFYDVDGFYHAFYMNPLGVGVNLKVLEQLKVDMPKSWMDLLKPEYKNMIQYPSPQTSGTAYAFMMGLLNIYGEDGAFDYLKKLAKNVQAYTQSGTGPSKAVGPGQAGIGIQFTPAFFQFKEQGYPVEVVFPVEGVPYESACVSIVKGAKNKYEAKVLVDWLLSKKGQQVIVDEKTFFYPVRSDIDFGTLQPLSTIKLITVDENWAAQNKKRLVDRWIKEVLPVK; encoded by the coding sequence ATGAAAAAGATTTTGTTAATTTCATTGATGTTATTGGCATTAGTTATTTCATTTTCAGAATTGATTATTTATAGCAGTGTTGATGAAGCTAACGCAAGAAAAATTTTAAATGCTTTTTCAAAAGAAACAGGTATTCAAGTAAAATACATTTTCTTATCTTCCGGACCAGCTTTAGCTAGATTAGAAGCTGAAAAAGGCAACCCTCAAGCAGATGTATGGTTTGGAGCTCCTATGCCAAATCATATAATAGCAAAAGAAAAAGGTTTAACTGAGTCATATAAAACAACTAGTGTATATGGTATTTCTCCTAATTTCTATGATGTAGATGGTTTTTATCATGCTTTCTATATGAATCCATTAGGTGTAGGTGTTAACTTAAAAGTTTTAGAACAACTTAAAGTTGATATGCCAAAAAGTTGGATGGATTTATTAAAACCAGAATATAAAAATATGATTCAATATCCAAGTCCTCAAACTTCAGGTACTGCATATGCATTTATGATGGGATTATTAAATATTTATGGAGAAGATGGAGCTTTTGATTACTTAAAAAAATTAGCTAAAAATGTCCAAGCATATACACAAAGTGGAACAGGACCATCAAAAGCAGTTGGACCTGGTCAAGCTGGAATAGGTATTCAATTTACTCCTGCATTTTTCCAATTTAAAGAACAAGGATATCCTGTAGAAGTAGTATTTCCTGTAGAAGGTGTTCCATATGAATCAGCATGTGTTTCTATTGTAAAAGGTGCAAAGAACAAGTATGAAGCAAAAGTTTTAGTTGATTGGTTATTATCTAAAAAAGGACAACAAGTAATTGTTGATGAAAAGACATTCTTCTATCCAGTAAGATCAGATATTGATTTTGGTACATTACAACCATTATCAACAATTAAATTAATTACTGTTGATGAAAATTGGGCAGCTCAAAATAAAAAGAGATTAGTTGATAGATGGATAAAAGAAGTTTTACCAGTTAAATAA
- a CDS encoding M3 family oligoendopeptidase yields MIVTNEKIEKKPRKYFKKEINLNSWDEVKGELEKLLNEDINSVEELLSFLEKWSELDSILSEEMAWRYIKMTCDTKEENSKAFNEFYANIVSPAQEYDFLLKKKFYDSPFRNELKGESYEHMNRLISRDIEIFRKENLPLMVKEQELSSKYGEIISKITVKYDGEEKTLSQMGIYLKNPDRKVREEAWRLINNAVVEHHEELEKLFDELKGIRIQIAKNAGYDNYRDYMHDAKRRFDFKPEDLYEFHNAVEKAVVPALTKLNEERKEKLGLESLRPWDTEVDVDGKILKPFEKEEEFVEKAIKILSKVDRNFAENLEKMKNTGFLDLINRKGKAPGGYNYPLSETGAAFIFMNAVGIHSDVRTLLHESGHAQHTFYSKDIPISHLKDFPSEIAELASMSMELLTLEYLDEYYSDPEDLKKAKREQLEGTLKILPWVMIVDAFQHWIYLNPNHTPEERDDYFASLMDRFNTDIDWKGLNKEKRIRWLRQLHIFEVPFYYIEYAMSQLGAIAVYKNYKENGKKAIEQYKEFLSSGYKYPVKKLYEIAGIKFDFSEKYISELVEFIMNEISKI; encoded by the coding sequence ATGATAGTTACAAATGAAAAAATCGAAAAAAAACCAAGAAAATATTTTAAAAAAGAGATTAATTTGAATAGTTGGGATGAAGTTAAAGGGGAATTAGAAAAACTATTAAATGAAGATATAAACTCTGTTGAAGAATTATTATCCTTTTTAGAAAAATGGTCTGAATTAGATAGTATTTTATCTGAAGAAATGGCATGGAGATATATTAAAATGACATGTGATACAAAAGAAGAAAATTCAAAAGCATTTAATGAGTTTTATGCTAATATAGTATCTCCTGCACAAGAATATGATTTCCTATTAAAAAAGAAATTTTATGATTCTCCGTTTAGAAATGAATTAAAAGGAGAAAGCTATGAACATATGAATAGATTAATATCTAGAGATATAGAAATATTTAGAAAAGAAAATTTACCATTAATGGTAAAAGAACAAGAATTAAGTTCAAAGTATGGAGAAATTATTTCAAAAATAACTGTAAAATATGATGGTGAAGAAAAAACATTATCCCAAATGGGAATATACTTAAAAAATCCAGATAGGAAAGTTAGAGAAGAAGCTTGGAGACTAATAAATAATGCAGTGGTTGAACATCATGAAGAATTAGAAAAATTATTTGATGAATTAAAAGGAATAAGAATTCAGATTGCCAAAAATGCAGGATATGATAATTATAGGGATTATATGCATGATGCAAAAAGAAGATTTGATTTTAAACCAGAAGATTTATATGAATTTCATAATGCAGTTGAAAAAGCAGTAGTTCCTGCATTAACAAAATTAAATGAAGAAAGAAAAGAAAAATTAGGATTAGAATCATTAAGACCTTGGGATACAGAAGTTGATGTTGATGGTAAAATATTAAAACCATTTGAAAAGGAAGAAGAATTTGTTGAAAAAGCTATAAAAATATTATCAAAAGTAGATAGAAATTTTGCGGAAAACCTTGAAAAAATGAAAAATACAGGATTTTTAGACTTAATTAATAGAAAAGGAAAAGCACCAGGTGGATATAATTATCCATTAAGCGAAACTGGTGCAGCATTTATTTTTATGAATGCAGTTGGTATTCATAGTGATGTTAGAACATTATTACATGAATCTGGACATGCACAACATACATTCTATTCAAAAGATATTCCAATATCTCACTTGAAAGATTTCCCTAGTGAAATAGCTGAATTAGCATCTATGTCTATGGAATTATTAACTTTAGAATATTTAGATGAATATTATTCTGATCCTGAAGATTTAAAGAAAGCAAAAAGAGAACAATTAGAAGGAACATTAAAAATATTACCTTGGGTAATGATAGTAGATGCCTTTCAACATTGGATATATTTAAATCCAAATCATACTCCTGAAGAAAGAGATGATTATTTTGCTAGTTTAATGGATAGATTTAATACAGATATTGATTGGAAGGGATTAAATAAAGAAAAAAGAATTAGATGGTTAAGACAATTACATATATTTGAAGTACCATTCTATTACATTGAATACGCAATGTCACAATTAGGCGCTATTGCGGTTTATAAGAATTACAAAGAAAATGGTAAAAAAGCAATTGAACAGTATAAAGAATTTTTGAGTTCAGGTTATAAATATCCAGTTAAAAAATTATATGAAATTGCTGGAATTAAATTTGACTTTTCAGAAAAGTATATATCTGAGTTAGTTGAATTCATTATGAATGAAATTTCAAAAATATAG
- a CDS encoding response regulator transcription factor produces MKILIIEDEESIRDLIRMNLILENFEVIVAENGNEGVELFKKESPELVILDLMLPDKDGFEVLKELQSINYKIPIIILTAKNNQNDKLLGLELGADDYITKPFDSKELILRIRNIIRRMKKSNITLNKNIVGSMYLDKNARKFFVKDKEVYLTKKEFELMELLINNHKQVLSRDVLLEKIWGYEENIDTRALDMTIQRLRKKMGECGKYIKSIYGIGYILEVPNEE; encoded by the coding sequence ATGAAAATACTAATTATTGAAGATGAAGAAAGTATTAGAGATTTAATCAGAATGAATTTAATATTAGAAAACTTTGAGGTAATAGTTGCTGAAAATGGTAATGAAGGCGTAGAATTATTTAAAAAAGAAAGCCCAGAACTAGTTATTTTAGATTTAATGTTACCAGATAAAGACGGCTTTGAAGTTTTAAAGGAATTACAGAGTATAAACTATAAAATTCCTATAATTATTTTAACTGCAAAAAATAATCAGAATGATAAATTATTAGGTTTAGAACTAGGTGCAGATGATTATATTACAAAACCATTTGATAGTAAGGAATTAATTTTAAGAATTAGAAATATAATTAGAAGAATGAAAAAATCTAATATAACTTTAAATAAAAATATTGTTGGTTCAATGTATTTAGATAAAAACGCTAGAAAATTTTTTGTTAAGGATAAAGAAGTATATTTGACTAAAAAAGAATTTGAATTAATGGAACTATTAATAAATAATCACAAACAAGTATTATCTAGGGATGTTTTATTGGAAAAAATATGGGGATATGAGGAAAATATAGATACAAGAGCTTTGGATATGACAATTCAAAGATTAAGAAAAAAAATGGGAGAATGTGGTAAATATATAAAATCAATATATGGAATAGGATATATATTAGAGGTGCCCAATGAAGAATAA
- a CDS encoding DUF3919 family protein, which yields MIKDRLKIYLIILIFFSAGLILVGIYLNNKDYNKVFFINDNEELMKKYTSSTPVKIEVMANYLPTYVLNNPAEIIDIWKKIIDLPKYNMISTDSSKPLIYGYIYFLDGGKTYYEISNDLIINNLTYGSGNDEEIIYVKEKLMKKIFSLENISKALINKNNKIIIFNHNNGVHLKDYNMIYNLYNIIQKSTVINSTEEIGKILGSEILYTIKILRDDVEFIVINVFDENYFSLYYLNNFLYLQKGDILPFLRTSF from the coding sequence ATGATAAAAGATAGATTGAAAATATATTTGATTATATTAATATTTTTTTCAGCTGGTTTGATATTAGTTGGAATATATTTGAATAATAAAGACTATAATAAGGTGTTTTTTATTAATGATAATGAAGAATTAATGAAAAAATACACATCTTCAACACCAGTTAAAATAGAAGTCATGGCAAATTATTTACCAACATACGTTTTAAATAATCCAGCAGAAATAATTGATATTTGGAAAAAAATAATTGATTTACCTAAATATAATATGATTTCAACTGATTCAAGTAAACCATTAATATATGGATATATATATTTTCTTGATGGTGGTAAAACTTATTATGAAATTTCAAATGATTTAATTATAAATAATTTAACATATGGATCTGGAAATGATGAAGAAATAATATATGTTAAAGAAAAACTAATGAAAAAAATATTTTCTCTAGAAAATATATCTAAAGCTTTAATAAATAAAAATAATAAAATTATTATTTTTAACCACAATAACGGAGTACATTTAAAAGATTATAATATGATATATAATTTATATAATATCATACAAAAATCAACTGTCATAAATTCTACAGAAGAAATTGGAAAAATTTTAGGGAGTGAAATTCTATATACAATAAAAATTCTAAGAGATGATGTAGAATTTATAGTAATAAATGTATTTGATGAAAACTATTTTTCTTTATATTATTTGAACAACTTCTTATACCTTCAAAAAGGAGACATCTTACCTTTTTTAAGAACTTCATTTTAA
- a CDS encoding amidase family protein → MDLRNLTIKKANEYFEKGLTSVELVEFYLERIAKYENLNAILELNPDALFIAHQLDIERKNGHIRSKLHGIPIIIKGNIDTGDKMQTTAGVKALEGNYVKEDAFLVKKLRDAGAIILAKANLTEFANFVSFNMPNGYSTLGGQTKNPYGDFDTGGSSSGSAVVVAADLCLAAIGTETSGSILSPSSSNSCVGLKPTTGTISRSGIIPISYTQDTAGPIARNVEDVYEIYNILIGYDENDPASYIAKDYNVKLENLNDFSGLRFGVSKNHLKWLSEDQKITFYESLDRIRNLGGEIIEFEFDHLDKINNINVLYYEFKHGINNYLKDKNLKVKTLNDIIKFNIHNREAIKYGQNILIKSDGTNLKDKEYIESLINDRKYSRKFGIDKVMEEYDLFALIFPANYGAGISAKAGYPSVTVPAGYTKDGPFGITFTAKALEEGKILSLAKCFEERYPIREIPEI, encoded by the coding sequence ATGGATTTGAGAAATTTAACAATAAAAAAAGCTAATGAATATTTTGAAAAAGGATTAACCTCTGTAGAATTAGTAGAGTTTTATTTAGAAAGAATTGCAAAATATGAGAATTTAAATGCTATATTAGAATTAAATCCTGATGCATTATTTATTGCTCATCAACTAGACATTGAAAGAAAAAATGGACATATAAGAAGTAAATTACATGGTATTCCTATTATTATCAAAGGAAATATTGATACTGGAGATAAAATGCAAACAACAGCAGGAGTTAAAGCTTTAGAGGGTAACTATGTTAAAGAGGATGCTTTTTTAGTAAAAAAATTAAGAGATGCGGGAGCTATTATTTTAGCCAAAGCTAATTTAACAGAATTTGCTAATTTTGTATCTTTTAATATGCCAAATGGATATAGTACATTAGGTGGTCAAACTAAAAACCCATATGGTGATTTTGATACAGGTGGCTCAAGTTCAGGTTCTGCAGTTGTAGTTGCAGCAGATTTATGTTTAGCAGCAATAGGAACAGAGACATCAGGGTCTATTTTATCTCCTTCTAGTTCAAATTCGTGTGTTGGATTAAAACCAACAACTGGCACTATTAGCAGAAGTGGAATTATACCAATTTCCTATACTCAAGATACAGCTGGACCAATTGCAAGAAATGTTGAGGATGTATATGAAATATACAATATTTTAATTGGTTATGATGAAAATGATCCAGCATCGTATATTGCTAAAGATTATAATGTGAAATTAGAAAATTTAAATGATTTTAGTGGGTTAAGATTTGGTGTATCTAAAAATCATTTAAAATGGTTATCAGAAGATCAAAAAATTACATTCTATGAATCATTAGATAGAATAAGAAATCTTGGTGGGGAAATAATAGAATTTGAATTTGATCATTTAGATAAAATAAATAATATAAATGTATTATATTATGAATTTAAGCATGGTATTAATAATTATTTGAAAGACAAAAATTTAAAAGTTAAAACATTAAATGATATTATAAAATTCAATATTCATAATAGAGAAGCTATAAAATATGGTCAAAATATATTGATAAAATCTGATGGAACAAATTTAAAAGATAAAGAATATATTGAAAGTTTAATTAATGATAGAAAATATTCTAGGAAATTTGGTATTGATAAGGTAATGGAAGAATATGATTTATTCGCATTAATATTCCCAGCAAATTATGGTGCTGGAATATCAGCAAAAGCTGGATATCCATCTGTAACTGTCCCTGCTGGATATACTAAAGATGGTCCTTTTGGAATTACTTTTACAGCTAAAGCATTAGAAGAAGGTAAAATATTATCTTTAGCAAAATGTTTTGAAGAAAGATATCCAATAAGAGAAATTCCAGAAATATAA